One Rosa chinensis cultivar Old Blush chromosome 5, RchiOBHm-V2, whole genome shotgun sequence genomic region harbors:
- the LOC112164877 gene encoding putative 4-hydroxy-4-methyl-2-oxoglutarate aldolase 3 isoform X2 yields the protein MAFLATAEVCDTNTALLGSGDLRVLPPIFQMYGQSRAFSGPISTVKVFEDNVLVRELLETRGEGRVLVIDGGGSMRCALVGGNLGQLAQNMGWAGIVINGCIRDVDEINGCDIGVRALASHPMKSNKRGHGDKHVPINIAGTLIGEGEWLYADSDGILISTSELSI from the coding sequence TTCTTAGCAACTGCTGAAGTTTGTGATACAAATACAGCTCTTTTGGGAAGTGGAGACCTGCGTGTCCTGCCACCAATATTTCAGATGTATGGACAAAGTCGAGCATTCTCAGGCCCCATTTCCACTGTTAAGGTTTTTGAGGATAACGTTTTAGTTAGAGAGCTTCTCGAAACCAGAGGCGAGGGAAGAGTTTTAGTTATTGATGGGGGAGGAAGCATGAGGTGTGCTTTAGTTGGAGGGAACTTGGGACAGTTGGCTCAAAACATGGGATGGGCAGGGATTGTGATAAATGGCTGCATTAGAGATGTAGATGAGATCAATGGATGTGATATTGGGGTGAGAGCTTTGGCATCTCATCCCATGAAGTCCAACAAACGAGGCCATGGCGATAAACATGTTCCGATCAACATTGCAGGAACCTTGATCGGCGAAGGGGAATGGTTGTATGCTGATAGTGATGGCATTCTTATCTCAACATCTGAACTGTCTATTTGA